A single genomic interval of Bacillus sp. es.036 harbors:
- a CDS encoding radical SAM protein has product MQLDNVISAVEHIKSEMPLKICACLGILSEEQKERLKQAGVDRYNHNVNTSIGYHEKVTSTHTYGHRVKTVENVKRSGLSPMSYTSSTVSPMPIMQPEPIIR; this is encoded by the coding sequence GTGCAACTAGATAACGTGATAAGTGCCGTCGAGCATATAAAGTCAGAAATGCCGCTAAAGATTTGTGCGTGTCTCGGTATTCTCTCTGAAGAACAAAAAGAGCGGTTAAAACAGGCAGGGGTCGATCGTTATAATCATAATGTTAATACAAGTATAGGGTACCATGAGAAGGTTACCTCAACACATACATATGGTCATCGTGTAAAAACGGTAGAAAATGTGAAAAGATCTGGGCTCTCACCTATGTCATACACATCCTCAACTGTTTCTCCCATGCCAATAATGCAACCCGAGCCGATCATCAGATGA
- a CDS encoding STAS domain-containing protein, with the protein MKGGREPLIIDDLATHDSTKDMEVTKNLGGGSLIGAPIYYRNGDNYGTLCGLDLKPFHYTQDHIDLFKAMANLLGNVLELERANTEIESLSVPVVPISEEVAILPIIGDVNEIRTERLMERALAESAKNQLDYLIFDLSGLVNIHTESATNLLKIGQSLKLIGVQMIVTGIRPELAIKAVHATSDFDQIVVKSNLQQALNWIGYELIKH; encoded by the coding sequence GTGAAAGGCGGTCGTGAACCCCTTATCATTGATGATTTAGCTACTCACGATTCAACAAAAGATATGGAAGTAACGAAAAACCTTGGTGGTGGCTCGTTAATCGGAGCACCAATTTATTACCGAAATGGCGATAATTACGGTACGTTATGCGGACTTGATTTAAAACCATTTCACTATACCCAGGACCATATTGATTTATTTAAAGCGATGGCCAATCTTTTAGGGAATGTTCTTGAATTAGAGAGAGCGAATACAGAAATAGAGTCCCTTTCTGTCCCTGTTGTTCCTATCTCAGAGGAAGTGGCGATTCTTCCAATTATTGGTGACGTGAACGAGATACGAACGGAACGATTAATGGAAAGAGCACTTGCTGAGAGTGCAAAAAATCAGCTTGACTACTTGATCTTCGACTTATCAGGGCTGGTCAATATTCATACTGAAAGTGCAACAAACTTGCTAAAGATTGGACAATCTCTTAAGTTGATCGGTGTTCAGATGATTGTAACCGGTATTCGTCCAGAACTTGCGATTAAAGCGGTTCATGCCACGAGTGATTTCGATCAAATTGTAGTGAAATCAAACCTTCAACAGGCCTTAAATTGGATTGGATACGAGCTTATTAAGCACTAA
- a CDS encoding BCCT family transporter codes for MKKATLVFWYSLIVCTLVVLWGAIWPEHLQSVTSTATAFISSRFGWYYLLIIMGILVFCVYLIFSRFKDIKLGGKDDQPEFSLPTWFAMLFSAGMGMGMVFWTTAEPISHAFKSSPSGELGTDKAIVESLQYSFFHWGVHAWAVYALVALVLAYFKFHKGYPGLISATLTPLFGEKRMQGSLGHMIDTLAVVATVIGVAATLGFGSAQINQGLKFLFDAPANFSVQLLILVISTVLFIASAWSGLKRGIKYLSNINMILGFALMILLLIVGPTLYIMNMFTGSLGGYISNFFDMSFHIEPINNDQRSWVDSWTIFYWAWWISWSPFVGIFIARISRGRTIKEFMLGVLFVPSIVCFIFFAVFGVSALDLQQSGIATISDYSIETATFAVLQEYPLGTLMSFITIFVIAIFFITSADSATFVLGMLSTSGSLNPSAVIKIVWGLSLSAMAAIIVYFGGTQGLQNMLILAALPFSVVVLMMGYSFYRAASKEVLSKRKRAKTQKEAV; via the coding sequence ATGAAAAAAGCAACACTTGTTTTTTGGTATAGTCTCATTGTTTGTACGTTAGTTGTGTTATGGGGAGCGATCTGGCCAGAGCATTTACAGTCAGTAACGTCCACAGCAACAGCTTTCATATCAAGTCGATTTGGATGGTATTATCTCCTTATCATCATGGGGATTCTTGTTTTTTGTGTGTACTTGATTTTTTCCAGATTTAAAGACATTAAACTTGGCGGCAAAGATGATCAACCTGAATTCAGCTTACCTACATGGTTTGCGATGCTGTTCAGTGCAGGCATGGGAATGGGAATGGTATTCTGGACGACGGCAGAGCCAATATCCCATGCGTTTAAAAGCAGCCCCAGTGGCGAATTAGGAACGGATAAAGCGATTGTCGAATCACTTCAGTACTCCTTTTTTCACTGGGGTGTTCACGCCTGGGCTGTCTATGCCCTTGTTGCGCTTGTATTAGCTTATTTTAAATTCCATAAAGGGTATCCGGGATTAATTAGTGCTACACTAACGCCTTTGTTTGGAGAAAAACGAATGCAAGGGTCGCTCGGACACATGATCGACACGCTTGCTGTTGTTGCGACAGTTATAGGTGTTGCGGCAACGCTTGGCTTCGGATCAGCACAAATTAATCAAGGACTGAAGTTTTTATTTGATGCTCCAGCAAACTTCTCAGTTCAGCTGCTCATTCTCGTGATTTCAACCGTGTTGTTTATTGCTTCGGCATGGTCTGGGTTAAAAAGAGGAATTAAATATTTAAGTAATATTAATATGATTCTCGGCTTTGCTCTTATGATTCTTCTCCTTATTGTCGGACCAACGCTATATATTATGAATATGTTTACTGGATCTTTAGGTGGTTACATATCGAACTTTTTCGATATGAGTTTTCACATTGAACCCATCAACAACGATCAGCGCTCATGGGTTGATAGTTGGACGATTTTTTACTGGGCATGGTGGATTTCATGGTCCCCTTTCGTTGGAATCTTTATTGCGAGAATTTCAAGGGGGCGTACGATAAAAGAATTTATGCTTGGTGTATTATTTGTTCCTTCGATCGTCTGCTTCATTTTCTTTGCGGTCTTTGGAGTCTCAGCTCTCGACTTGCAACAAAGTGGAATTGCAACGATTTCCGATTATTCGATTGAGACGGCAACATTTGCTGTTTTACAAGAGTACCCTCTTGGTACATTAATGTCGTTTATTACGATTTTTGTTATCGCGATTTTCTTTATTACATCAGCAGATTCGGCAACATTTGTATTAGGAATGCTTAGTACATCAGGATCATTGAATCCTTCAGCAGTGATTAAGATTGTATGGGGCTTATCGCTTTCTGCCATGGCAGCAATCATCGTCTACTTCGGTGGAACGCAAGGCTTGCAAAATATGCTAATCCTTGCCGCTTTACCATTTTCAGTCGTTGTCCTAATGATGGGTTATTCCTTCTATCGAGCGGCGAGTAAAGAAGTATTATCGAAAAGAAAAAGAGCAAAAACACAAAAAGAAGCGGTGTAA
- a CDS encoding peptidase E — MKQIIAMGGGGFSMEPDNPLLDRYILKQAISKQPKICFIPTASGDADGYITKFYTFFEKQICVPSHLSLFKPHVKDIEGFLLSQDILYVGGGNTKNLLVLWKEWGLDQVMRKAWEQGIVSAGISAGAICWFEEGVTDSFGDELHALDCLGFLPGSSCPHFDGEEKRRSAYHDLIDSGHLQPGIALDDGAAVHYVDDSMKVVVSSRKEAYAYKVERLQVGEERLKTVYLGNEKENT; from the coding sequence TTGAAGCAAATTATCGCGATGGGTGGCGGAGGTTTTTCAATGGAACCCGACAACCCGCTATTGGATCGCTATATCTTAAAGCAAGCTATCAGCAAGCAACCGAAAATCTGTTTTATCCCGACTGCTAGCGGTGATGCAGATGGATACATAACAAAATTCTATACCTTTTTTGAGAAGCAGATATGCGTGCCGTCTCATCTCTCCTTATTTAAACCACATGTGAAAGATATCGAAGGCTTCTTGTTAAGTCAGGATATTCTGTATGTAGGGGGAGGAAACACAAAAAATCTTCTCGTCCTCTGGAAAGAATGGGGACTTGATCAAGTAATGAGGAAAGCATGGGAGCAAGGCATTGTTTCAGCCGGAATAAGCGCAGGGGCGATCTGCTGGTTTGAAGAAGGGGTCACGGATTCATTTGGAGATGAGCTTCACGCGCTGGATTGTCTTGGCTTTCTACCAGGGAGTAGCTGTCCTCACTTTGATGGAGAAGAGAAGCGACGATCTGCCTATCATGATTTGATTGATTCAGGTCACTTGCAACCAGGAATAGCGCTCGACGATGGAGCAGCTGTTCATTATGTGGACGATTCGATGAAGGTGGTCGTAAGTTCACGAAAAGAAGCGTATGCCTATAAAGTTGAGAGACTGCAGGTGGGTGAAGAGCGGTTGAAGACAGTTTATCTCGGAAATGAAAAGGAGAATACATAA
- a CDS encoding STAS domain-containing protein has product MSENISHNVQSIGQSILQNIDQIAANARHQIEISVKEQGLPDIVPYTFTEQIIVPLGESIEAEEVSYPTEHISSFKEMDAIPAYLDTVLMSISTVKQSLLSYIEENQHTFSLTVSDIIAITKIVDPLIDYFIHHFTESYLTQKTNSLRSEYYQDDALSVPIIKLSSRVAICPIIGEIDEKRANLILERTLMESSAKKIRSLILDLSGVATLDTMMTQHLFKIVDSLEVMGVDIIVTGVSSEVAIGVVSLGIDLQSLTIKQNLEGALKSLGMLEG; this is encoded by the coding sequence ATGTCCGAAAACATATCACACAATGTCCAATCTATAGGGCAATCCATCCTACAAAACATAGATCAAATCGCAGCAAACGCTCGGCATCAAATCGAAATTTCCGTCAAAGAACAGGGTCTTCCAGACATTGTGCCTTACACATTTACCGAACAGATCATCGTACCATTAGGTGAATCGATTGAAGCTGAAGAAGTTTCTTATCCAACAGAGCACATTTCAAGCTTTAAAGAAATGGATGCTATTCCCGCTTATTTGGATACGGTGTTAATGAGCATTTCAACCGTTAAACAATCGCTTCTTAGTTATATAGAAGAGAATCAGCATACTTTCTCGCTTACGGTTTCAGACATCATTGCCATTACAAAAATCGTCGATCCGTTGATTGATTATTTCATTCATCATTTTACCGAAAGCTATTTAACACAAAAAACAAATAGCCTTCGATCAGAATACTATCAAGATGATGCATTATCTGTACCAATTATTAAACTATCTTCTCGTGTAGCGATTTGCCCAATCATCGGAGAAATTGATGAAAAACGCGCAAATCTTATTCTTGAACGAACATTAATGGAATCCAGTGCAAAAAAGATTCGCTCTCTTATTCTTGACCTATCGGGTGTCGCAACACTTGATACAATGATGACCCAACACCTCTTCAAAATCGTTGATTCACTAGAAGTAATGGGTGTGGATATCATTGTAACTGGGGTTAGTTCTGAAGTTGCAATCGGCGTTGTCTCATTGGGAATTGATTTGCAATCCCTTACAATTAAACAGAATTTAGAAGGCGCTTTAAAATCTCTTGGAATGTTGGAAGGATAG
- a CDS encoding winged helix-turn-helix transcriptional regulator: protein MNKSVEDMKTTLDVVCGKWKAVLLLELVEEPLRFSEIKKAIPRIPHQTLIKHLKELEQDGLINRVESDDVPPKVEYSLTSYGYALEPLLQEMEKWGRVHRSRSEETIAN from the coding sequence TTGAACAAATCCGTGGAGGATATGAAGACGACGCTTGATGTAGTCTGTGGGAAGTGGAAAGCCGTTTTGCTGCTAGAATTAGTGGAGGAGCCTCTTCGATTTAGTGAGATAAAAAAGGCGATCCCACGCATTCCTCATCAAACGTTAATTAAACATCTCAAAGAACTGGAGCAGGATGGATTAATTAACAGAGTAGAATCGGATGATGTACCGCCAAAAGTCGAGTATTCGTTAACTTCATATGGTTATGCTCTTGAACCATTGCTTCAAGAAATGGAAAAATGGGGAAGAGTTCACCGCTCTCGTTCCGAAGAAACGATTGCAAACTAA
- a CDS encoding peptide chain release factor 3, whose translation MSNHKELQEEIKKRRTFAIISHPDAGKTTLTEKLLFLGGQIRSTGTVKSRKSSKYATSDWMEIEKQRGISVTSSVMNFNYKGHTINILDTPGHEDFSEDTYRTLLAVDSVVMIIDAAKGVESQTKKLFKVVSEHGIPIFTFINKMDRQGREPLELLEEIEDVLGIESYPMNWPIGIGQSFQGVYDRHQKAVEFYDTEGDNKQAIQISDLDDPVLKQKAGEELVNQLQEDVMLLDEAGATYSEEALQSGKQTPVFFGSAISSFGVPTFLNHFLDLAPSPAPRESSEGEVKPDDETFSGFIFKIQANMNPAHRDRVAFLRIVSGTFEKGMEAWLERTAKSLKLSQGQLFFASSRGNVEKAYPGDIVGLYDSGTYQIGDTLVGSKNVYSFGALPTFPPEHFAKVRAQKAMKQKHFYKGVQQLSEEGAIQVYRTAHWDEIVIGVVGRLQFEIFEYRMKGEYNVDIQFDTMPHQHARWIETDNPEEKVDSVRNMLVYDQLKRPVLLFQNDFALRWFQDKNPDIPLRESR comes from the coding sequence ATGAGTAACCATAAAGAATTACAAGAAGAAATAAAGAAGAGACGAACCTTTGCGATCATCTCTCACCCCGATGCTGGTAAAACAACATTAACTGAGAAACTGTTGTTTTTAGGTGGACAGATTCGCTCAACCGGAACCGTTAAATCTCGAAAATCATCTAAGTATGCCACATCTGACTGGATGGAAATCGAGAAACAGCGTGGTATTTCCGTTACATCCAGTGTAATGAACTTCAACTACAAAGGTCATACCATTAACATTCTAGATACACCAGGACACGAAGATTTTAGTGAAGATACGTACCGCACCCTCCTTGCCGTTGATAGCGTGGTCATGATTATCGATGCTGCTAAAGGGGTGGAGTCACAAACAAAGAAGCTCTTTAAAGTTGTTAGTGAGCACGGCATTCCGATTTTTACCTTCATTAATAAAATGGATCGGCAGGGTCGCGAACCGCTTGAGCTACTTGAAGAAATTGAAGATGTTCTAGGCATTGAGTCCTATCCGATGAACTGGCCAATTGGTATCGGTCAATCGTTCCAGGGGGTTTATGATCGTCATCAAAAAGCAGTCGAATTTTATGATACAGAAGGCGACAACAAACAGGCGATCCAAATTTCAGATCTTGATGACCCTGTCCTTAAACAAAAAGCCGGTGAAGAACTTGTGAATCAGCTACAAGAAGACGTGATGCTACTTGACGAAGCTGGCGCAACATATAGCGAAGAAGCCCTTCAATCTGGTAAGCAAACGCCTGTCTTCTTCGGAAGTGCGATCTCAAGCTTTGGTGTGCCTACATTCTTAAACCACTTTCTTGATCTAGCTCCTTCTCCAGCACCTCGTGAGAGCTCTGAAGGGGAAGTAAAGCCAGATGACGAAACGTTCTCAGGGTTTATCTTTAAAATTCAAGCAAACATGAATCCGGCTCACCGTGACCGCGTGGCATTCTTACGTATCGTGTCAGGTACATTTGAAAAAGGAATGGAAGCTTGGCTTGAGCGTACAGCAAAAAGCTTGAAGCTATCACAAGGTCAACTTTTCTTCGCCTCCTCTCGAGGCAATGTAGAAAAAGCATACCCTGGTGATATTGTTGGACTCTATGATTCAGGAACGTATCAAATCGGTGACACACTTGTTGGTTCGAAAAACGTCTATTCCTTCGGTGCCCTACCAACTTTCCCACCAGAGCATTTCGCGAAGGTTCGTGCCCAAAAAGCGATGAAGCAGAAGCATTTCTACAAAGGGGTTCAGCAGCTTTCAGAAGAAGGTGCTATCCAAGTCTATCGTACCGCTCACTGGGATGAGATCGTCATTGGTGTAGTAGGACGTCTACAGTTTGAGATTTTTGAATATCGCATGAAAGGTGAATACAACGTCGATATTCAATTTGATACAATGCCGCATCAGCATGCAAGATGGATTGAAACGGATAATCCAGAAGAGAAAGTAGACAGCGTTCGTAATATGCTTGTTTACGATCAGCTTAAGCGTCCTGTTCTTCTGTTCCAAAACGACTTTGCGCTTAGATGGTTCCAGGATAAAAATCCAGATATTCCTCTAAGAGAGTCAAGATAA
- a CDS encoding flavoprotein: MSGFQEFLDDFLSSWQNSSLDEMKVKISDSYQAREISSQSELYDFGYDESIEGWDQAFTSFQKDGTKWILKKLAVTPLRRNEMLAIIFASIEVDGKQSETGNVFFNTFRKEVQGNWKLVRSYIEAGIPGEHVNAFDLKKE, translated from the coding sequence ATGAGTGGATTTCAAGAATTTTTGGATGATTTTCTATCAAGCTGGCAGAACTCTTCATTAGATGAAATGAAGGTTAAAATAAGCGATTCGTATCAGGCGAGAGAGATCTCCAGTCAATCTGAATTATACGATTTTGGATATGATGAATCGATTGAAGGCTGGGATCAAGCGTTTACGTCCTTTCAAAAAGATGGGACGAAGTGGATTCTAAAGAAGCTGGCCGTTACCCCACTTCGAAGAAATGAAATGCTTGCGATTATCTTTGCTTCTATTGAAGTAGATGGCAAACAAAGTGAAACGGGAAATGTCTTTTTTAATACATTTCGAAAAGAAGTACAAGGAAATTGGAAGCTGGTTAGAAGTTACATTGAAGCCGGGATTCCAGGTGAACATGTAAACGCGTTTGATTTAAAAAAAGAATAG
- a CDS encoding MFS transporter, translating to MSSETHTMSHSKEKSSGTLALLALAISAFGIGTTEFVPVGLLSSIADDLSISITLAGLLISGYAIGVAIGAPVLTALTGKMNRKTLLMSLMVVFIIGNLVAGISTSFGLLLVARFITAFSHGIFFSIGSTIAADLVPENKRASAIAFMFTGLTVATVTGVPLGTFIGQAFGWRATFLGVALLGVIGIIASAILVPKDLKEAPPAKFSEQVKILTNGKLLLAFAITALGYGGTFVAFTYLAPLLEDVTGFSAKFVSVILLVYGVAVAIGNMIGGKASNKNPLKALFWMFVLQAIILFVMTFALPFKVAGIISIFFMGLFAFMNVPGLQVLVVNLAEKYVPSGVNVASALNIAAFNVGIAIGSFVGGVIVDSIGLIHTPWIGGIMVVGAVALTGWLRAKERKA from the coding sequence ATGAGTTCTGAAACACATACAATGTCACATTCGAAAGAAAAATCAAGTGGTACTCTTGCTCTTTTAGCCCTCGCTATTAGTGCATTTGGAATTGGAACAACCGAGTTTGTTCCTGTTGGTCTTCTTTCTTCTATTGCAGATGACTTATCGATTTCAATTACACTGGCTGGCCTGCTGATTTCAGGCTACGCCATAGGGGTAGCCATTGGAGCTCCGGTTCTAACGGCTTTAACTGGAAAAATGAATCGAAAAACGCTCCTTATGTCCTTAATGGTCGTCTTTATCATCGGTAACCTTGTAGCGGGGATATCCACATCGTTCGGTTTATTACTCGTCGCCAGGTTTATTACCGCTTTTTCACACGGAATCTTCTTTTCAATTGGTTCAACAATTGCAGCAGACCTCGTTCCAGAAAATAAGCGCGCAAGTGCGATTGCCTTTATGTTTACAGGATTAACCGTTGCCACAGTGACGGGAGTTCCACTTGGTACGTTTATTGGACAAGCGTTTGGTTGGAGAGCAACATTTCTTGGCGTTGCCTTACTAGGTGTGATTGGGATTATCGCGAGTGCGATTCTCGTTCCAAAAGATTTGAAAGAAGCACCACCAGCGAAATTTAGTGAACAGGTGAAGATCTTAACGAACGGAAAACTACTATTAGCTTTTGCAATTACAGCACTAGGTTACGGTGGTACGTTTGTTGCCTTTACGTATTTAGCGCCGCTCCTTGAAGATGTGACAGGGTTTAGTGCGAAATTTGTTAGTGTCATTTTACTTGTGTATGGTGTGGCCGTTGCGATTGGGAATATGATTGGCGGTAAAGCGTCGAATAAAAATCCATTAAAAGCGTTATTCTGGATGTTTGTCCTGCAAGCGATCATTCTTTTCGTAATGACATTTGCACTCCCATTCAAAGTGGCGGGGATTATATCAATCTTCTTTATGGGATTGTTTGCTTTTATGAACGTTCCTGGATTGCAAGTACTTGTTGTTAACCTTGCTGAAAAGTATGTTCCTTCAGGGGTAAACGTAGCATCCGCACTTAATATCGCAGCATTTAACGTTGGGATTGCGATTGGGTCATTTGTTGGTGGGGTCATCGTTGATTCAATTGGGTTAATCCACACCCCGTGGATTGGTGGCATTATGGTTGTAGGAGCGGTCGCTCTTACAGGTTGGCTTCGTGCGAAGGAAAGAAAAGCGTAG
- a CDS encoding sigma-54 interaction domain-containing protein, giving the protein MERPTLTLIAGSTQTKKVLYDQLHQLAGDYIVVRAFAIDESLPHQLEDHVILYSSEATKTEAATISNISGKESIVGKRTIRHDYIDRLLTIPHGERVLMVNDDDPSTVDVIESLYQLGINHVTFLPFKRGQMFYDNIHVAVSPGETHLCPSYIPQIIDIGVRPFDMATIIKVMDYFQLDDSVSSKVSERYIRSMIVLHRKILGAEKEALQTTEHYQNVVNTVDDGILAINKEREITLFNHRLEALFQMPAKAVIGRDLSYVVDTDLQDFIINGLEENKFVSMNGVDVVAFRQSIPEEHTTVVTFKSVNQAFEIEKTAQREQHKKGFAAKYDFEDILGEHPLLLERVRIAKKLAIAEHPVLINGETGVGKELFAHAIHRNSLRKNGPFIAINCSALTESLLESELFGYEEGTFTGAQRGGKKGLFELADNGTIFLDEIGDISPTVQAHLLRVLQEKEIRRIGGRKITPINVRVIAATNKKLEQKITEGTFRSDLFYRLNVLQLAIPPLRERLSDIQSLTNYFVTKSGTWMKVDQQVIEAFMAHHWPGNIRELKSMIDYALVVSGGSTITLDDLPHHRLEPMNEKPATLPVSSIDAKDHYVILQIMKDRNDEGKTASRDLLSKESATLSHPLSPQQIRLRLNDLENKGYIVKGRGRTGTQITLEGEQYLAQLKLHNKSR; this is encoded by the coding sequence TTGGAGCGACCTACCTTAACGCTAATTGCCGGAAGTACCCAAACGAAAAAAGTACTCTATGATCAATTGCATCAGTTGGCCGGCGATTACATCGTCGTAAGAGCTTTTGCGATTGACGAATCGTTACCACATCAACTTGAAGATCACGTTATCTTGTATTCTTCCGAAGCAACTAAAACGGAAGCTGCTACGATAAGTAACATCTCAGGAAAAGAATCCATTGTAGGCAAACGAACCATTCGCCATGACTATATCGATCGTCTCCTTACGATTCCGCATGGCGAAAGAGTCTTAATGGTGAATGATGACGATCCGTCCACAGTTGATGTTATTGAATCACTCTACCAACTTGGCATTAACCACGTGACGTTTCTTCCATTTAAACGAGGACAAATGTTTTACGACAATATTCACGTAGCCGTTTCTCCTGGCGAAACGCACTTATGCCCATCTTATATTCCTCAAATCATTGATATCGGAGTAAGACCTTTTGATATGGCGACGATTATTAAAGTAATGGATTATTTTCAACTGGACGATTCCGTTTCTTCCAAAGTTTCCGAGCGCTACATTCGAAGTATGATCGTCTTACACCGCAAGATTCTTGGTGCTGAGAAAGAGGCGCTTCAAACAACAGAACATTATCAAAATGTCGTTAATACCGTCGATGATGGTATTCTAGCCATCAATAAAGAAAGAGAGATTACCTTGTTTAACCACCGACTTGAGGCACTCTTCCAGATGCCCGCCAAAGCTGTCATTGGTCGTGATCTTTCATATGTAGTGGATACCGATCTTCAAGATTTTATCATTAATGGATTAGAGGAAAATAAATTCGTTTCAATGAACGGGGTAGATGTTGTCGCCTTTCGTCAATCAATCCCAGAGGAACATACCACAGTTGTTACTTTTAAGAGCGTCAACCAGGCGTTTGAAATTGAAAAAACGGCACAGCGAGAGCAGCACAAGAAAGGATTCGCTGCAAAATATGACTTCGAAGATATTCTTGGTGAGCACCCCCTCCTTCTTGAACGCGTTCGTATCGCAAAAAAGCTCGCCATCGCTGAGCACCCTGTTTTGATTAACGGAGAAACAGGCGTTGGTAAAGAACTTTTCGCGCATGCGATTCACCGTAACTCTCTTCGAAAAAACGGACCGTTTATCGCGATTAATTGTAGCGCTTTGACGGAAAGTCTTTTAGAGAGTGAATTATTTGGGTATGAGGAAGGCACATTTACAGGAGCTCAGCGCGGTGGAAAGAAAGGACTATTTGAGCTTGCAGATAACGGAACGATTTTCCTCGATGAGATTGGTGATATTAGTCCAACGGTCCAAGCCCACTTACTGCGCGTTCTTCAGGAAAAAGAAATTAGAAGGATTGGTGGTAGAAAAATTACGCCGATTAATGTAAGAGTCATTGCCGCTACAAATAAAAAACTTGAACAAAAAATTACAGAAGGTACGTTTCGCTCGGATTTATTTTACCGATTAAATGTCCTTCAACTTGCGATCCCTCCACTTCGTGAACGTTTGAGCGACATTCAATCACTCACAAACTATTTTGTTACAAAAAGCGGCACGTGGATGAAAGTGGACCAACAAGTGATTGAAGCGTTTATGGCTCATCATTGGCCAGGAAATATTCGCGAGCTGAAAAGCATGATTGATTACGCGCTTGTGGTCTCAGGCGGCTCTACGATTACACTTGATGACCTCCCTCATCATCGCTTAGAACCAATGAACGAGAAGCCAGCGACACTTCCAGTAAGTAGCATCGATGCGAAGGATCATTACGTCATCTTGCAGATCATGAAAGACCGAAATGATGAAGGCAAAACAGCAAGTCGAGATTTACTTTCTAAAGAAAGCGCTACTTTATCTCACCCTCTCTCTCCTCAGCAAATCAGACTGCGATTAAACGATCTGGAAAACAAGGGGTATATTGTAAAAGGACGTGGACGTACAGGAACACAAATTACATTGGAAGGCGAGCAGTATTTAGCTCAGCTTAAGTTACACAACAAAAGCCGTTAA